One part of the Streptomyces ferrugineus genome encodes these proteins:
- a CDS encoding YbhB/YbcL family Raf kinase inhibitor-like protein: protein MHANDPFARLPRAASFTVTSTTVTDGAAWPPEQRASGVPGGKDISPQLSWSGAPDGTESYAVTVYDPDAPTGSGFWHWAVADIPATVTELPEGAGDDSGTGLPEGAFQLPNDARLARYIGAAPPAGHGPHRYFVVVHALDVASIGVPADATPAVLGFTMAGHTLGRAVLTVTAETPA from the coding sequence ATGCACGCCAACGACCCCTTCGCCCGCCTCCCCCGAGCGGCCTCCTTCACCGTCACCAGCACCACCGTCACCGACGGGGCCGCCTGGCCGCCGGAGCAGCGCGCCTCCGGCGTGCCCGGCGGAAAGGACATCTCCCCGCAGCTGTCCTGGAGCGGCGCTCCGGACGGCACCGAGAGCTACGCCGTCACCGTCTACGACCCCGACGCGCCCACCGGCTCCGGGTTCTGGCACTGGGCGGTCGCCGACATCCCCGCCACCGTCACCGAACTGCCCGAGGGCGCCGGCGACGACAGCGGTACGGGCCTGCCCGAAGGCGCCTTCCAGCTGCCCAACGACGCCCGCCTGGCCCGCTACATCGGCGCCGCCCCACCGGCCGGGCACGGCCCGCACCGCTACTTCGTCGTGGTGCACGCCCTCGACGTCGCCTCCATAGGCGTCCCCGCCGACGCCACCCCCGCCGTCCTCGGCTTCACCATGGCCGGCCACACCCTCGGCCGCGCGGTGCTGACCGTCACGGCCGAGACCCCCGCCTGA
- a CDS encoding metal-dependent transcriptional regulator: protein MSRLIDTTEMYLRTLLELEEEGVVPLRARIAERLRHSGPTVSQTVARMERDGLLRVAGDRHLELSDEGRRLATRVMRKHRLAECLLLDVLGLEWEQIHAEACRWEHVMSESVERRVLELLRHPTHSPYGNPIPGLAELGEEGENTAADPFPDGTTISLSDLETGPDGVSAVVRRIREPVQADARLMYAVRYAGVRPGAVVCVTSSPGGVTVGSGRVTAELPAPTAAHVFVTKP, encoded by the coding sequence GTGTCCCGACTCATCGACACCACCGAGATGTACCTCCGCACCCTCCTGGAACTCGAGGAGGAAGGCGTGGTCCCCCTGCGCGCCCGTATCGCCGAGCGCCTGCGGCACAGTGGCCCGACGGTCAGCCAGACCGTCGCCCGCATGGAGCGCGACGGCCTGCTGCGCGTCGCCGGCGACCGGCACCTCGAACTGAGCGACGAGGGCCGCCGACTGGCCACGCGTGTCATGCGCAAGCACCGGCTCGCGGAGTGTCTGCTGCTCGACGTGCTCGGGCTGGAGTGGGAGCAGATCCACGCCGAAGCCTGCCGCTGGGAACACGTGATGAGCGAGTCCGTCGAACGCCGTGTCCTGGAACTGCTGCGACACCCGACACACTCGCCGTACGGCAACCCGATCCCGGGCCTGGCGGAGCTCGGTGAGGAAGGTGAGAACACGGCCGCCGATCCGTTCCCCGACGGCACCACGATCAGCCTCAGTGACCTGGAGACCGGGCCGGACGGCGTGAGCGCGGTCGTACGCCGGATCAGGGAGCCGGTGCAGGCCGACGCCCGGCTGATGTACGCCGTGCGGTACGCCGGGGTGCGGCCCGGCGCGGTCGTGTGCGTGACGTCGTCGCCCGGCGGTGTGACGGTCGGCAGCGGCCGGGTGACCGCCGAACTCCCCGCGCCGACCGCCGCGCACGTCTTCGTGACCAAGCCCTGA